In Arachis hypogaea cultivar Tifrunner chromosome 2, arahy.Tifrunner.gnm2.J5K5, whole genome shotgun sequence, a genomic segment contains:
- the LOC112745089 gene encoding uncharacterized protein, with translation MPSQVSDHLEPWHNLQDKVVLVTGASSGLGLDFCLDLAKSGCRIVAAARRLDRLRSLCDEINQMASPEKGSGASSHRAVAVELDVCADGPTIERSVQKAWDAFGHIDSLINNAGVRGTVKSALKLSEKEWDHVLRTNLTGSWLVAKYVCKRMCDAKQKGSVINISSTSGLNRGHLPGAAAYASSKAGVITLTKVMAMELGSNKIRVNSISPGIFKSEITESLMQKDWLDNVMKKIVPLRTYGTSNPALTSLVRYLIHDSSEYVTGNNFIVDSGTTLAGLPIYSSL, from the exons ATGCCGTCACAGGTCTCCGACCACCTGGAACCATGGCACAACCTCCAAGACAAGGTTGTGTTAGTCACCGGCGCTTCCTCCGGGCTCGGCCTGGACTTCTGCCTCGACCTCGCCAAATCCGGCTGCAGGATCGTGGCGGCGGCTCGCCGATTGGACCGCCTCAGGTCTCTGTGCGACGAAATCAATCAGATGGCCTCGCCGGAGAAAGGCAGCGGTGCAAGTAGCCACCGTGCGGTCGCCGTGGAACTCGACGTGTGTGCCGATGGCCCCACCATCGAGAGGTCTGTGCAAAAGGCGTGGGACGCGTTTGGGCACATTGATTCCTTGATTAACAACGCTGGCGTAAGAG GAACTGTGAAATCGGCATTGAAATTGTCTGAGAAGGAATGGGATCATGTTCTCAGAACAAACTTAACTGGTTCTTGGTTGGTAGCGAAATATGTATGCAAACGCATGTGTGATGCAAAGCAAAAGGGATCTGTTATTAACATTTCTTCTACTTCTGGTCTGAATCGTGGTCATTTGCCTGGAGCTGCTGCATATGCATCTTCAAAAGCAGGTGTCATTACGCTAACAAAG GTTATGGCTATGGAATTGGGGTCGAACAAAATTAGAGTGAATTCTATTTCCCCTGGAATTTTCAAGTCTGAAATCACTGAGAGTTTAATGCAGAAAGATTGGTTAGATAATGTGATGAAGAAAATAGTACCATTGAGAACTTATGGCACATCGAATCCAGCATTGACATCTTTAGTTCGTTACCTGATTCACGATTCATCTGAATATGTCACCGGCAATAATTTTATTGTTGATTCTGGAACAACTCTAGCAGGTTTACCTATTTATTCGTCTCTTTGA